From a single Collibacillus ludicampi genomic region:
- a CDS encoding response regulator transcription factor, whose translation MYRIMIVEDDDKIAGILQAYILKYGYEVIRAKKYRELKEEFIANNPDLVMLDINLPYFDGFYWCRQIRTVSTVPIIFISARTGEMDQVLAIENGGDDYITKPFHLDLVMAKIKSVLRRAYGEYAIQDANRDVIDVNGLKLYITKNQLEWNGKRTDLSKNECLLIENLMVKAGEIVSREHLLEALWDDIHFVDDNTLTVNVARVRKKLEELGICKAALETIRGQGYRLNHVWGETDV comes from the coding sequence ATGTACCGGATCATGATCGTGGAAGATGATGACAAAATCGCGGGAATTTTGCAAGCGTATATCCTGAAATACGGATACGAAGTGATTCGCGCGAAAAAATACCGTGAACTGAAAGAAGAGTTCATTGCAAATAACCCGGATTTGGTGATGCTAGATATCAACCTCCCATATTTTGACGGTTTCTACTGGTGCCGTCAGATCCGTACGGTCTCTACAGTCCCCATCATCTTCATTTCCGCACGCACGGGGGAAATGGACCAGGTCTTAGCCATTGAGAATGGGGGCGACGATTATATCACAAAGCCGTTTCATCTCGATCTGGTGATGGCGAAAATTAAAAGTGTACTGCGAAGGGCGTATGGTGAATACGCGATACAGGATGCAAACAGGGATGTAATCGATGTGAACGGTCTTAAGTTGTACATAACAAAAAACCAATTGGAATGGAATGGGAAGCGGACAGATCTGAGTAAGAACGAGTGTCTCCTGATCGAAAATCTAATGGTCAAAGCTGGTGAAATCGTTTCCCGAGAACATCTGCTCGAAGCGCTATGGGACGATATTCATTTCGTAGATGACAACACGCTGACTGTAAATGTGGCGAGGGTACGAAAAAAATTGGAGGAATTAGGTATTTGCAAAGCGGCTCTCGAAACCATACGAGGACAGGGATACCGTTTGAACCACGTCTGGGGAGAAACGGATGTATGA
- a CDS encoding sensor histidine kinase codes for MREKNGYELGFVHFLLDRVPYITAFFVSFVLVFIVSFFALRFNHHDLGWNNIVYMLILATVILGLSLLFDYIRQKEFYHQINRVMTDDQAGLEAVVHLRTGTTHEQRALQKILHEQHKTFMDKLYGYRQQQEQHHHFTNQWVHQMKTPVSVIDLLVQQGEQISSVVEARNLFRSIREENERLMRGLDMILQMARLEKFELDVHIESVGLIPIIRHVINLHKKEFIRWSIYPKIIGQETCVETDRKWIAFVFNQLVSNAIKYSKTKPGNKQLLFLVDRVGETCRVRVKDEGIGIAPQDLPRVFDAFFTGENGRLTSESSGIGLFLVKQVCDRLGHRIEMDSQPDKGTTVTLTFSSDSLYRIPK; via the coding sequence ATGAGAGAAAAAAACGGATATGAACTGGGGTTCGTACATTTTCTCTTAGATCGAGTGCCGTATATCACGGCTTTTTTTGTATCTTTCGTTTTGGTTTTCATCGTCTCGTTCTTTGCTTTACGATTCAACCATCACGATTTGGGATGGAACAACATCGTATATATGCTGATCTTGGCAACGGTGATCCTTGGCCTGTCGCTTTTGTTTGATTACATCAGGCAGAAGGAGTTTTATCATCAGATCAATCGTGTGATGACAGATGATCAAGCGGGTCTTGAAGCGGTCGTTCATTTGCGGACCGGCACGACGCATGAACAACGAGCTTTGCAAAAGATTCTTCACGAGCAGCATAAAACGTTTATGGACAAGCTGTACGGCTACCGGCAACAACAGGAGCAACATCACCATTTCACCAATCAATGGGTACATCAAATGAAAACGCCGGTTTCCGTCATTGATCTCCTCGTTCAACAGGGAGAACAGATCAGTTCTGTTGTGGAGGCACGGAATCTGTTCCGCAGTATACGCGAGGAGAATGAGCGATTAATGAGAGGACTGGACATGATCTTACAAATGGCCCGGTTGGAAAAGTTTGAGTTGGATGTGCATATCGAAAGCGTAGGGCTGATACCAATCATTCGTCACGTGATCAACCTACACAAAAAAGAATTCATCCGCTGGTCAATCTATCCCAAAATCATCGGTCAAGAAACGTGTGTGGAAACAGACAGGAAATGGATCGCATTTGTGTTCAACCAACTGGTCAGCAATGCGATTAAATACTCAAAAACAAAACCGGGGAACAAGCAATTGCTCTTTCTCGTTGATCGTGTGGGGGAAACCTGTCGTGTGCGTGTGAAGGATGAAGGGATCGGTATCGCTCCGCAGGATCTTCCGCGCGTGTTCGACGCGTTTTTTACCGGTGAAAACGGGCGCCTCACCTCAGAGTCAAGCGGTATTGGATTGTTCTTGGTCAAGCAAGTATGCGATCGTCTGGGACATCGAATCGAAATGGATTCGCAACCGGATAAGGGGACGACGGTGACTCTAACATTTTCGTCCGACTCCTTGTATCGGATCCCCAAGTAA
- a CDS encoding ABC transporter ATP-binding protein, which produces MSVLKAHAVSKIYGSKGQMTYKALENIHLEVQKGEFVGIMGPSGSGKTTLLNILSTIDKPTSGHIEINGTNPSMLKNKQLAFFRRREIGFIFQDFNLLDTLSIKENILLPLVLENVNVREMESRLRESAQLLNIESILEKRTYEVSGGQKQRAAIARAMIHRPSILFADELTGNLDSKSAKDVMESLQDLNEQLHATILMVTHDPFAASYCRRIIFIKDGKFFSEIRRGNNRQAFFQQILDALSVLGGSINEISPTRA; this is translated from the coding sequence ATGAGTGTGTTGAAAGCGCATGCGGTAAGTAAGATTTACGGTTCGAAAGGACAAATGACGTATAAGGCGTTGGAAAATATTCACTTGGAGGTTCAAAAAGGAGAGTTTGTAGGTATCATGGGTCCTTCCGGCAGCGGAAAAACAACCCTGCTCAACATTCTCTCGACCATCGATAAACCGACATCCGGGCACATTGAAATCAATGGCACGAATCCTTCTATGTTGAAAAATAAACAGCTGGCTTTCTTCAGGCGCAGGGAGATCGGGTTCATTTTTCAGGACTTCAATCTGTTGGACACGTTATCGATCAAGGAGAATATTCTCTTGCCGCTCGTTTTGGAAAATGTAAACGTGCGAGAAATGGAGTCGCGTTTACGGGAAAGCGCGCAACTGCTCAATATCGAGTCGATTCTCGAAAAACGAACCTACGAGGTATCGGGAGGACAGAAACAGCGGGCTGCGATCGCGCGCGCGATGATTCACCGGCCTTCTATCCTGTTTGCTGATGAATTGACAGGAAACCTCGATTCAAAATCTGCCAAGGACGTCATGGAGTCGTTACAGGATCTTAACGAACAACTGCATGCGACCATCCTGATGGTGACCCATGATCCATTTGCCGCGAGTTATTGCAGACGAATCATTTTTATCAAAGACGGGAAGTTTTTCTCGGAAATCCGCCGGGGGAATAACCGCCAGGCCTTTTTCCAACAGATTTTGGACGCATTGAGCGTGTTGGGAGGAAGTATCAATGAAATTTCACCAACTCGCGCTTAA
- a CDS encoding ABC transporter permease, producing the protein MKFHQLALKNVRGNWHRYSAFFLSSVFSVMIFYMYAAFLFHPDVVNGQMVAAKKVAQGLVICEYIIMIFSFFFVLYSISAFLKSRKKEFGLLKLFGMTTGQIKRLVILENTCISLLAIVTGIGFGVLFSKLFFMALSTLLGVTSPIRFAVPPKAVLFTAAGFVVLFQVITLVTLIQVGRSEIIELLHEARKPKRFPVFSKWLVLLSVVCLGSGYSMAYIMNIRNLMLFMLPVVFLVILGTYFLFTQSSVALLRRLQRNRSVYYRNTNLITISQLVFKMKDNARILFMVSILSAVVLTASGTIYCFFQGLVGQLTKSAPQTFSFVEKGLHQHQLIDPRKVEDILQKDRVGIEYKVEWIGIPVPLELGRNHWKTTGLIISEGEYNEQAKRLNLKERHLEEGHAISVYPYGSGGFTLFEKGSTFKTSLGKQPLKLTIDEEISETVVNPVAEATYLFVVNNTEYKQLMSQLPDQEKVTVYGYELKNWKSTNETVKKIEQAIPDQQKERFYSRVQSYLDMRQFTSLTLFIGIFVSFLFFLASGSMIYFKLFTEMQDDQNQFRALTRIGMTEQEIRRIVSAQVAILFFVPCIVGIIHMMFAMKSLGNLLSSNVIPYAFVVILIFIVMQSLYFFAARRTYMKKILQETV; encoded by the coding sequence ATGAAATTTCACCAACTCGCGCTTAAAAATGTACGAGGCAACTGGCACCGCTACAGTGCGTTTTTCTTGAGCAGCGTCTTTTCGGTGATGATTTTTTACATGTACGCGGCGTTTCTTTTCCATCCGGATGTCGTCAACGGTCAGATGGTGGCAGCCAAGAAAGTGGCTCAGGGATTGGTGATCTGTGAGTATATCATCATGATTTTCTCGTTTTTCTTTGTGTTGTACTCGATCTCTGCGTTCCTGAAATCCCGTAAAAAAGAGTTCGGATTATTGAAGCTGTTCGGGATGACAACCGGCCAAATCAAGCGTTTAGTCATCTTGGAAAACACATGCATCAGTTTGCTGGCGATCGTTACGGGAATTGGATTCGGGGTCTTGTTCAGTAAGTTGTTCTTCATGGCTCTCTCCACTTTGCTCGGTGTTACCAGTCCGATTCGATTTGCCGTTCCGCCCAAAGCGGTTCTATTTACGGCGGCAGGATTTGTTGTCTTGTTCCAGGTCATAACGCTTGTGACTTTAATACAGGTGGGAAGGTCGGAGATTATTGAATTACTCCATGAAGCGAGAAAACCGAAACGATTCCCGGTGTTCTCCAAATGGCTGGTTCTGCTGTCCGTGGTTTGTCTTGGCTCAGGATACTCAATGGCCTATATCATGAACATAAGGAACTTGATGTTATTCATGCTTCCTGTCGTATTTTTGGTGATTCTGGGCACTTACTTTCTGTTTACACAAAGCAGTGTGGCGCTGTTGCGCCGATTGCAACGCAACCGCTCTGTGTATTACCGGAATACCAATTTGATCACCATCTCGCAATTGGTCTTCAAGATGAAAGACAATGCCCGAATCCTGTTTATGGTTTCTATTCTGAGCGCTGTCGTTTTGACGGCTTCGGGTACGATCTATTGTTTTTTTCAAGGGTTAGTCGGGCAATTGACGAAAAGCGCGCCGCAAACTTTCAGTTTCGTGGAGAAAGGATTGCATCAACATCAACTGATCGATCCTCGGAAGGTAGAAGATATTTTACAAAAAGATCGTGTAGGGATCGAGTATAAAGTGGAATGGATCGGCATCCCCGTTCCCCTTGAATTAGGGAGAAATCATTGGAAGACCACGGGTCTGATCATTTCCGAAGGGGAATACAACGAACAGGCGAAACGGTTAAACCTGAAGGAACGGCACTTGGAGGAAGGGCATGCGATTTCTGTGTACCCTTACGGGAGTGGGGGATTCACTCTATTTGAAAAAGGGAGTACATTCAAGACTTCACTCGGTAAGCAACCGCTCAAATTAACCATCGACGAGGAAATCAGTGAGACCGTCGTGAATCCTGTCGCTGAAGCCACGTATCTGTTCGTCGTGAACAACACGGAATACAAGCAACTCATGAGCCAGCTGCCTGATCAAGAGAAAGTTACGGTCTATGGGTACGAACTGAAAAATTGGAAATCCACAAATGAAACAGTCAAGAAGATCGAGCAGGCCATTCCAGACCAACAAAAAGAGAGATTCTATTCTCGGGTGCAATCTTACCTGGATATGCGGCAATTTACTTCCTTGACATTATTCATCGGTATTTTTGTCAGCTTCCTGTTCTTTCTCGCTTCAGGCAGCATGATTTACTTCAAACTGTTCACAGAAATGCAGGACGATCAGAACCAATTCAGGGCGTTGACAAGGATCGGTATGACCGAACAGGAAATCCGACGCATCGTCTCCGCCCAAGTCGCAATCCTGTTTTTCGTTCCTTGTATCGTCGGGATCATCCATATGATGTTTGCCATGAAGTCACTCGGGAATCTGTTGTCGTCCAATGTCATACCTTATGCGTTTGTCGTCATCTTGATCTTTATCGTCATGCAATCCCTCTATTTCTTCGCCGCGCGTCGGACCTACATGAAGAAGATTTTGCAAGAGACTGTATAG
- a CDS encoding sulfite exporter TauE/SafE family protein: MLTFLIVAGFLASFIDSVVGGGGLVSLPALLFAGLPPVVALGTNKLAGTMSSLTSTISFLKSGKINFQLVKYLFPLSLAGSVLGTFTVRLIPSSFMKPMVIILLIGVTIYTLIKKDWGEISSYQGVTKKTAILSAIVSFAIGFYDGFFGPGTGSFLIFAFLMLGFDFVTAAGNAKALNFASNIASLITFMILGAVNYKYGIPMGGAMIAGALVGSRVAIRKGAGYIRPLFIGVTVLLIGKQLWDTMH, encoded by the coding sequence ATGCTAACTTTTTTAATCGTCGCGGGATTTCTGGCTTCTTTTATTGATTCTGTTGTAGGCGGCGGAGGATTGGTTTCTCTTCCAGCCCTTTTATTCGCCGGTTTGCCGCCTGTTGTCGCATTGGGAACGAACAAACTGGCGGGGACCATGTCTTCGCTTACGAGTACGATTTCCTTTTTGAAATCGGGAAAAATCAACTTTCAGCTTGTGAAATATCTTTTCCCGCTATCACTGGCAGGGTCTGTACTTGGAACTTTTACCGTAAGACTCATCCCGTCTTCTTTCATGAAACCGATGGTCATCATCCTTTTGATCGGGGTGACGATCTATACACTGATCAAGAAAGACTGGGGAGAAATCTCCTCCTATCAAGGAGTTACCAAAAAAACCGCCATCCTCAGCGCGATCGTGTCTTTCGCCATCGGATTTTACGACGGATTCTTCGGTCCGGGGACAGGTTCATTTCTGATCTTTGCATTCCTGATGCTCGGGTTCGATTTTGTTACCGCGGCTGGAAACGCAAAAGCGTTAAACTTTGCGAGCAATATCGCAAGTCTCATTACCTTTATGATCTTGGGTGCTGTGAATTACAAGTACGGGATTCCCATGGGAGGCGCCATGATTGCGGGCGCTCTTGTCGGTTCACGTGTAGCCATTCGCAAAGGAGCCGGTTATATACGGCCGCTTTTCATTGGTGTGACGGTTCTTTTGATCGGAAAGCAGCTTTGGGACACGATGCATTAA
- a CDS encoding type 1 glutamine amidotransferase domain-containing protein, which translates to MRLEGKRIICLVDEEFEDLELWYPIYRAREEGAIVHLVGPEKGKTYHGKYGVPATADFSFGDVRSEDYDGILVPGGWAPDKLRRYDKVLQLIREMDAAGKPIGHICHAGWVLISAKILKGRKVTSTPGIRDDMENAGASWIDEPVVIDGHIVSSRRPPDLPVYAKAFCDLLASK; encoded by the coding sequence TTGAGATTAGAAGGCAAACGCATCATCTGTCTGGTTGATGAAGAGTTTGAAGATCTGGAATTATGGTACCCCATTTATCGGGCACGTGAAGAAGGTGCCATCGTCCACTTGGTAGGTCCGGAAAAAGGAAAAACGTATCACGGAAAATACGGAGTCCCCGCTACGGCCGATTTTTCATTCGGTGATGTACGCAGTGAAGATTACGACGGCATTTTGGTTCCCGGAGGTTGGGCTCCCGATAAACTTCGCCGTTATGATAAGGTTCTTCAATTGATTCGCGAGATGGACGCTGCCGGTAAACCAATCGGACATATCTGCCACGCAGGTTGGGTTCTCATTTCTGCCAAAATCCTCAAAGGCAGAAAAGTCACATCAACCCCAGGCATTCGTGACGATATGGAAAACGCGGGCGCTTCCTGGATCGATGAACCGGTCGTGATCGACGGCCATATCGTTTCCAGCCGCCGTCCGCCCGATCTCCCGGTTTACGCCAAAGCATTTTGCGACCTTCTGGCATCGAAATAA
- a CDS encoding SgcJ/EcaC family oxidoreductase, translating into MSSPTFQPASSSSADETKVRALYQQLLESWNERSAEAMAEPFAEDGITIGFDGTELIGRAELASHLQDIFTNYLTSPAPYVAKVRSVRFLSPEVAILRAVAGMMPPGESDLDPKLNTHHTIVAVKREGKWRIALYQNTPAQFHGRPELVQKLTEELRQLLS; encoded by the coding sequence ATGAGCTCCCCAACATTCCAACCGGCATCCTCGTCTTCTGCTGATGAGACCAAAGTCCGTGCTCTCTATCAACAGCTGTTAGAGAGCTGGAACGAGCGGAGTGCCGAGGCCATGGCCGAGCCGTTCGCTGAGGATGGCATAACCATCGGATTCGATGGAACCGAGTTAATAGGACGGGCAGAGCTTGCTTCGCATCTTCAAGATATCTTTACCAATTATCTCACTTCCCCTGCCCCCTACGTGGCTAAAGTTCGAAGCGTGCGCTTCTTGAGTCCTGAAGTTGCGATCCTTCGCGCGGTGGCAGGCATGATGCCGCCCGGAGAGTCGGATCTCGATCCCAAACTCAATACTCATCACACAATTGTCGCAGTGAAACGCGAGGGAAAATGGCGCATCGCGCTCTATCAGAATACCCCGGCTCAGTTTCACGGAAGACCGGAGTTGGTCCAGAAACTGACAGAGGAGCTACGGCAGTTACTATCATAA
- a CDS encoding arsenic transporter: MHELPVLLTVLSFLCTISFIFCRPQVNEAIPSTVGAFVVLLSGSVSLTDLGKISETIGGAAITIMATIVMAIVLESFGFFHWAAEKLAEKAKGSGIRLFWYVNLFCFLMTLFVNNDGSILITTPILLMLLHNFRLRNHQKIPYLLSGALIATASSAPIGVSNIVNLIALKIVGMDLYMHTAMMFIPASLGLVLLLVLLFVTFYRVLPRRLPTVIPGSLTHSPATGSHPLKGDTSPIPMENRTKFMRNILIFVFCVRVSLFIASYFHIPVSLAAVGGSLALLTWRWYRLGISPADMLKKTPWYILVFAFSMYVIIYGLHNIGLTDGLIHFLQPIVSGSLLHASIMMGILVSVLSNLFNNHPALMVGTITLTSMHLDPLTLKISYLASVIGSDVGSLLLPIGTLATLMWMHILKKGKVKITWAQYLKVTSVVIPITVLFTLLILAYWVSWIF, translated from the coding sequence ATGCATGAATTACCGGTACTATTAACTGTACTCTCCTTTTTATGTACGATTTCATTTATTTTCTGCAGACCCCAAGTGAATGAGGCGATACCATCAACTGTTGGTGCATTCGTCGTCCTTCTCAGCGGAAGTGTTTCATTAACCGATTTAGGTAAGATCAGCGAAACCATCGGAGGAGCAGCGATCACCATCATGGCAACGATCGTCATGGCGATCGTATTAGAAAGTTTTGGATTCTTTCATTGGGCTGCTGAGAAACTTGCAGAAAAAGCGAAGGGATCAGGTATACGCCTTTTCTGGTACGTGAACCTTTTTTGTTTTCTCATGACCCTCTTTGTTAATAACGATGGTAGCATCTTAATTACGACACCTATCTTATTGATGCTACTTCATAACTTTAGACTCAGAAACCATCAAAAAATCCCCTATTTATTATCTGGAGCTTTAATCGCAACTGCATCGAGTGCCCCCATTGGAGTGAGTAACATCGTTAACTTGATAGCCTTAAAAATTGTCGGCATGGATCTATATATGCACACGGCGATGATGTTCATTCCCGCTTCACTTGGGCTTGTTTTACTTTTGGTGCTTCTGTTTGTTACCTTCTATCGCGTACTGCCACGTAGATTGCCTACAGTCATTCCAGGTTCCTTGACCCATTCCCCTGCAACAGGTAGTCACCCGTTAAAAGGTGATACGTCACCCATTCCCATGGAGAATCGTACAAAATTCATGCGTAATATCCTCATCTTTGTGTTTTGCGTACGCGTGAGTCTCTTCATAGCCTCCTACTTCCACATTCCCGTTTCATTAGCCGCTGTTGGCGGTTCCCTCGCCCTCCTCACTTGGCGTTGGTATCGTTTAGGCATTTCCCCCGCGGATATGTTGAAAAAAACACCCTGGTATATCCTCGTGTTTGCCTTCAGTATGTATGTGATTATCTATGGCTTGCATAACATCGGATTAACCGATGGGCTCATCCACTTCCTCCAACCGATTGTTTCGGGAAGTTTACTTCATGCAAGTATCATGATGGGGATCCTTGTGTCCGTCCTGTCCAATTTATTCAACAATCATCCTGCTTTGATGGTCGGAACGATTACCTTGACCAGTATGCATCTTGATCCACTTACGCTAAAGATCTCGTATCTCGCAAGCGTGATTGGTAGCGACGTAGGTTCCCTGCTTTTACCGATTGGAACCCTGGCTACCTTGATGTGGATGCATATCCTCAAGAAAGGGAAGGTAAAAATCACCTGGGCTCAATACCTGAAGGTGACTTCGGTGGTCATCCCAATCACTGTGTTATTCACTTTATTGATTCTGGCTTATTGGGTTTCTTGGATTTTCTAA
- a CDS encoding DUF2642 domain-containing protein, producing MSDFRSFVGKQVNVEISGKNSCKGILIDLGFDILVLYNGQQYLYIPFVHVQHLELNSSPDDEIENPNQAPFDHQSESISYRKILEHAQGRFVEMYVTGNKSIHGYITSLMNDYFVFYSPVYKTMYISLYHLKWLIPYQSHVVPYSLSTQSVPFHPSPGTLPQTVMELCKKFEGKLVIFDLGDHSNKTGLLNRMDTNNHMIEFVIANGEKIYWNLQHLKTISICDC from the coding sequence ATGAGTGATTTTCGTTCATTCGTTGGAAAACAAGTGAATGTAGAAATTTCGGGGAAAAACAGTTGCAAAGGGATCCTCATTGACTTGGGATTCGATATCCTCGTTCTATACAACGGACAACAGTACCTCTATATCCCGTTCGTCCATGTACAGCATCTAGAACTCAATTCATCGCCTGATGATGAAATCGAAAATCCCAATCAAGCACCGTTTGATCATCAATCCGAAAGTATTTCCTATAGGAAAATATTAGAGCATGCTCAGGGACGTTTTGTGGAGATGTATGTGACAGGCAATAAGTCCATCCATGGCTATATAACAAGTCTCATGAATGACTACTTCGTATTCTATTCTCCTGTCTACAAAACGATGTATATTTCCCTGTACCATTTAAAATGGTTAATCCCATATCAGAGTCATGTGGTTCCCTATTCACTAAGTACTCAATCGGTTCCGTTTCATCCTTCTCCTGGCACTTTACCGCAAACAGTAATGGAATTATGTAAAAAATTCGAAGGAAAACTGGTGATCTTCGATCTTGGAGATCATAGCAACAAAACAGGACTTCTTAACAGAATGGATACCAACAACCACATGATCGAATTCGTAATCGCGAATGGTGAAAAAATCTATTGGAATTTGCAACACCTAAAGACGATATCCATTTGTGATTGCTAA
- a CDS encoding HipA family kinase, giving the protein MKTAIRYLRAMDTGLAKAQLFECDDGNLYVVKFMNNPQGIRGLPNELICYRLAEMLDLPVPKGHIIYIPQMIIDLHPPLQDLKVQPGLHFGSQFIHPTQAATEEAIASCVNLDKAPGMLVFDNWVHNFDRNKKNVIVTIGNKPKFYMIDHQCCLGGGWWTIKKLLRNCDYVKPIWCSMHPRFVPYIDHKGLQDAIDTLQSLSRKRIREAVVDIPKEWGVTQDELDVLVYYLDKRKWHVVAAIEQLEPLFPKSD; this is encoded by the coding sequence TTGAAAACTGCTATTCGATATTTAAGAGCAATGGATACAGGTTTAGCCAAAGCCCAATTATTTGAATGTGATGATGGAAACCTGTATGTTGTTAAATTCATGAATAATCCCCAGGGGATAAGAGGTTTACCGAATGAACTGATCTGCTATCGTCTGGCGGAAATGTTAGATTTACCTGTGCCGAAGGGTCATATTATCTATATTCCGCAAATGATCATTGACCTCCATCCCCCTCTTCAAGACTTAAAGGTTCAACCAGGCCTGCACTTTGGTAGTCAATTTATCCATCCTACGCAAGCTGCAACGGAAGAGGCGATCGCAAGTTGCGTCAATCTTGACAAAGCTCCAGGCATGCTCGTGTTTGATAATTGGGTTCACAATTTTGACCGGAATAAGAAAAATGTGATTGTTACGATCGGTAACAAACCGAAATTTTATATGATCGATCACCAATGTTGTCTTGGCGGTGGTTGGTGGACGATCAAAAAGCTTCTTCGGAACTGCGATTATGTAAAACCAATTTGGTGTTCCATGCACCCGCGGTTTGTCCCCTATATCGATCATAAAGGACTTCAAGATGCGATCGACACACTTCAGTCTTTAAGTAGGAAAAGAATTCGAGAGGCAGTTGTAGACATCCCGAAAGAATGGGGTGTTACTCAGGACGAATTGGATGTATTAGTCTATTATTTGGACAAAAGAAAGTGGCACGTAGTTGCTGCAATCGAACAATTGGAACCACTCTTTCCGAAATCGGACTGA
- a CDS encoding cytochrome c biogenesis CcdA family protein — MGTAPSFYLAFIAGILSFISPCCLPLYPSYISYITGITLEEMKSEDRRRKARNKALGHALFFVLGFSFIFISLGMSASLVGRLFAEYKSFVRQAGGLLIIVMGLFLAGMLQLDFLYRQKKWQFRAKPVGYIGSALVGISFAAGWTPCVGPILASVLVLAATNPASGLWFMFFYTLGFAVPFLLLAYTLGSIRWILKYSEVISKIGGWLLVIMGMFLFTGWINNLTSWFIRMFGGFIGI, encoded by the coding sequence ATGGGAACTGCTCCTAGCTTTTATCTCGCGTTCATCGCCGGAATCCTGTCATTCATCTCGCCGTGTTGTTTGCCGTTGTATCCTTCCTACATTTCCTATATTACGGGAATCACATTGGAAGAAATGAAAAGTGAAGATCGGCGAAGGAAGGCTCGTAACAAGGCGCTTGGACACGCATTGTTCTTCGTTCTCGGCTTTTCGTTCATCTTTATTTCCTTGGGGATGTCAGCGAGTCTGGTGGGCAGACTTTTTGCTGAGTACAAATCTTTCGTACGCCAGGCAGGCGGTCTCTTGATCATTGTCATGGGACTTTTTTTGGCCGGTATGCTCCAACTGGACTTTCTATACAGGCAAAAAAAGTGGCAGTTTCGCGCGAAGCCTGTCGGTTACATCGGGTCGGCTCTTGTGGGTATCAGCTTTGCGGCCGGATGGACCCCATGTGTAGGACCTATACTCGCTTCTGTTCTCGTCCTGGCGGCAACGAACCCTGCGAGCGGTCTCTGGTTCATGTTTTTTTACACGTTGGGCTTTGCCGTTCCCTTCTTATTACTCGCCTATACGCTAGGTTCGATCCGTTGGATCCTCAAATACTCCGAAGTGATCAGCAAGATCGGCGGCTGGCTATTGGTCATAATGGGTATGTTCTTGTTCACCGGCTGGATCAACAATTTGACCTCATGGTTCATTCGTATGTTTGGCGGGTTTATCGGAATATGA
- the fabG gene encoding 3-oxoacyl-[acyl-carrier-protein] reductase, whose amino-acid sequence MEQDIQVLKNKPLFGKVALVTGSSRGIGADIAKELAGQGATVIINFVSNAEKAQQVAEEIRGFNPNVHLVQGNVSNREDIDRIYEEVREKFDKVDILVNNAGITRDSRFVKMTAEQWEEVIQTNLSSIFYMTKKFLPEMIEQNYGRVVNISSIIGQAGGFGQTNYSAAKAGMIGFTKSLAQETAKNNVTINCVCPGYIFTEMVAAVPEKVQEKIIAKIPMGRFGKTEEIAKAVRFLVVDGDYITGQCINVNGGMYM is encoded by the coding sequence ATGGAACAAGACATACAAGTACTGAAAAATAAACCCCTGTTTGGCAAAGTGGCACTGGTCACCGGATCGTCGCGTGGAATTGGTGCTGATATCGCAAAAGAACTGGCTGGACAAGGCGCAACTGTCATCATCAACTTTGTATCGAACGCAGAAAAAGCTCAGCAAGTCGCTGAGGAAATTCGTGGATTCAACCCGAACGTTCATCTCGTTCAAGGAAATGTAAGCAATCGCGAAGATATCGATCGCATTTACGAAGAAGTCCGCGAAAAATTCGACAAGGTTGATATTCTTGTCAACAATGCAGGGATCACGAGAGATTCGCGATTCGTGAAAATGACGGCTGAGCAATGGGAAGAAGTCATTCAAACGAACTTGAGCAGCATCTTTTATATGACGAAAAAATTCCTGCCGGAAATGATTGAACAGAACTACGGTCGTGTAGTCAATATCTCCTCCATCATCGGGCAGGCAGGAGGATTTGGTCAAACCAACTATTCGGCTGCAAAAGCGGGCATGATTGGTTTCACCAAATCATTAGCACAGGAAACCGCGAAGAATAACGTGACCATCAACTGTGTTTGCCCGGGTTACATATTTACAGAGATGGTGGCTGCGGTTCCCGAGAAGGTTCAAGAGAAGATTATTGCAAAAATCCCGATGGGGCGTTTCGGTAAAACAGAAGAGATTGCGAAAGCGGTAAGATTCCTGGTCGTAGATGGCGATTACATCACCGGTCAATGCATTAACGTAAACGGCGGCATGTACATGTAA